In Companilactobacillus allii, one genomic interval encodes:
- a CDS encoding flavodoxin family protein yields MKVLGILAAHQEHGINAKLLSAVLENVDSGVETETIFLEDYDITPHKYHEKNEVLDELSAKLAESDVWVFAAPTYWRELSGVLKNFFDCMRPKFVYFKENGDTIPGKFKDKHYLSISSCYVSTLENFVTGVTDDTFKTIDRVMSAAGVIKTGEIVLPGTFGMKEVPESKLKLCAKYGHKISQKKRKDDSTVKRYIQLFFMIAIMALITMGIQLPLKQVMPSNFWTDYVSFTIIFFVLLGSILHFVTFVKHRRR; encoded by the coding sequence TTGAAAGTATTAGGAATACTAGCGGCTCATCAAGAACATGGAATAAACGCCAAGTTGTTGAGTGCTGTGTTGGAAAACGTTGATTCCGGGGTTGAAACTGAAACAATCTTTCTTGAAGATTATGATATTACCCCACACAAATATCATGAGAAAAATGAAGTCCTTGATGAGTTATCAGCCAAGTTAGCTGAAAGTGACGTCTGGGTATTTGCGGCACCAACTTATTGGCGTGAATTATCAGGAGTATTAAAGAACTTTTTCGATTGTATGCGTCCCAAGTTCGTTTATTTCAAAGAAAATGGCGATACGATCCCCGGAAAATTTAAAGATAAACACTACCTGAGCATCTCATCGTGTTACGTATCCACCTTAGAGAACTTCGTTACAGGAGTAACTGATGATACGTTCAAGACGATCGACCGCGTCATGTCAGCTGCAGGAGTTATCAAGACAGGCGAGATAGTATTGCCAGGAACCTTTGGTATGAAAGAAGTACCAGAAAGTAAATTAAAGTTGTGTGCAAAATATGGCCACAAGATTTCTCAAAAGAAACGAAAGGATGATTCTACCGTGAAGAGATATATTCAGCTATTTTTTATGATTGCTATAATGGCATTGATTACAATGGGCATACAGTTACCATTGAAACAAGTAATGCCAAGTAACTTTTGGACAGATTATGTGAGCTTTACCATTATTTTCTTCGTGTTGTTAGGTTCAATATTGCATTTTGTTACATTTGTTAAACACCGAAGAAGATAG
- the tpx gene encoding thiol peroxidase: MDLDFKGKAVSTIGTPVSVGEKFPDFTVLDKDNKSITLDSLLDKPLLISVVPDIDTRICSLQTKHFNQEIDGHTEINFVTISKNTIEEQSNWCAAENVKNMKMLSDTNHDFGEKSKLFIPDLGILARSVWFVDTNKQVLYSEILKVQATEPNYDKVLDQVDQMN, encoded by the coding sequence ATGGATTTAGATTTTAAAGGCAAAGCAGTTTCTACTATTGGCACTCCTGTCAGCGTGGGTGAGAAGTTTCCTGACTTCACAGTACTAGATAAAGATAACAAGAGTATTACATTAGATAGTTTGTTGGACAAACCGCTATTGATCAGTGTCGTCCCAGATATTGATACACGTATCTGTAGTCTTCAAACAAAGCACTTTAATCAAGAGATCGATGGTCATACAGAGATCAACTTTGTTACGATCTCAAAGAATACCATTGAAGAACAATCAAATTGGTGTGCTGCAGAGAATGTTAAGAACATGAAAATGCTCTCAGACACTAATCATGACTTTGGTGAAAAATCCAAGTTATTTATTCCCGATTTAGGTATTCTAGCACGTTCTGTCTGGTTTGTGGATACAAATAAACAAGTTCTTTATTCAGAAATTCTTAAGGTACAAGCTACTGAACCTAATTATGATAAGGTTTTGGACCAAGTTGATCAGATGAATTAG
- a CDS encoding nitroreductase, with translation MGKNLIYKRRSIRSFDDEEVSDSLIEEIIKDASHAPSWQNAQPWHVYVAKDGVLDRIKAEYKNAKKNNLPSNTDITTPHRDNRSDLSMKNIEEWGDSVKEALGDQGTDLPEFQEARADLFHAPAVAYLTAKKNASEFTIYDIGSFGQTLMLSATSWGIGTIPAYALVTYPDILKKELLIPDDEEVVIGIAMGYPDDSKLNCIKTTRTDVDNILDIRK, from the coding sequence TTGGGGAAGAATTTAATATATAAAAGAAGATCAATTCGTTCATTTGATGACGAAGAAGTATCTGATAGTTTAATAGAAGAAATAATCAAAGATGCCAGTCACGCACCGTCATGGCAAAATGCACAGCCATGGCATGTTTACGTCGCTAAAGATGGCGTTTTGGATCGAATTAAAGCTGAATATAAGAACGCAAAGAAGAACAACTTACCAAGTAATACAGATATCACCACACCACATCGTGATAATAGGTCTGATTTGTCGATGAAAAACATCGAAGAGTGGGGTGATTCAGTTAAAGAAGCACTTGGAGACCAGGGCACTGATTTACCTGAATTCCAAGAAGCTAGAGCTGACTTGTTCCATGCACCAGCTGTTGCCTACTTGACAGCCAAAAAGAACGCCAGTGAGTTTACGATTTATGATATTGGTTCTTTTGGTCAAACTTTGATGTTGTCAGCTACAAGTTGGGGAATTGGGACTATTCCAGCATATGCGTTGGTGACTTATCCTGATATCTTGAAAAAAGAATTGTTGATACCTGATGACGAAGAGGTTGTTATTGGTATTGCGATGGGATATCCAGACGATAGTAAGCTGAATTGTATCAAAACAACTCGTACAGATGTAGATAATATATTGGATATAAGAAAATAG
- a CDS encoding SPFH domain-containing protein, with amino-acid sequence MFGIKIVHQNHKGLVELLGKYHHSVEAGLHFYIPIIERIYSVSLAMNPLRLPDYSIITKDNAEVRASLTLNYHTTDAVKYKYENTDSVESMSQLVRGHLRDIIGRMDLNEALGSTSKINQELAAAIGDLTNTYGVNVDRINIDELKPSTSIQDSMDKQLKADRERVAAIAKAEGEAKSIELTTKAKNEALIATADAQAKATRTRADAESYRITQMNEILNQAKSGYFENQSIEAFKELANSPTNTVVVSGDKIGEMGKIPVIKKMLE; translated from the coding sequence ATGTTTGGGATAAAAATCGTTCATCAAAATCATAAAGGCCTTGTGGAGCTATTGGGGAAATATCACCACAGTGTCGAAGCAGGTCTCCATTTCTATATACCTATAATAGAGAGAATATATTCAGTCAGTCTTGCAATGAATCCGTTAAGACTACCTGATTATTCCATTATTACTAAGGATAACGCCGAAGTTCGTGCTAGTTTGACACTTAACTATCACACAACTGACGCTGTTAAGTACAAGTATGAGAATACTGATTCAGTTGAATCAATGTCACAGCTTGTTCGTGGACATCTTCGTGACATAATTGGTCGTATGGATTTGAATGAAGCATTGGGTTCTACTTCTAAGATCAACCAAGAATTGGCTGCTGCCATTGGTGATTTAACAAATACATATGGCGTCAATGTTGACCGTATCAATATTGATGAATTGAAACCATCTACATCAATTCAAGACTCTATGGATAAGCAACTTAAGGCTGACCGTGAACGTGTCGCTGCGATTGCTAAAGCCGAAGGTGAAGCTAAGAGTATCGAACTTACTACTAAAGCCAAAAATGAAGCCTTAATTGCTACCGCAGATGCACAAGCCAAAGCAACACGCACGCGTGCTGATGCCGAAAGTTATCGTATTACACAGATGAATGAGATCCTGAACCAAGCAAAGTCTGGATATTTTGAGAACCAAAGTATCGAAGCTTTCAAGGAACTAGCTAATTCACCTACTAATACCGTCGTCGTATCTGGTGACAAGATTGGTGAAATGGGCAAAATACCCGTTATTAAGAAAATGTTAGAGTAA
- a CDS encoding Arc family DNA-binding protein: MADKKFLLRLDEDLYQKVAKRAEADNRSVNKYIVHLLQNNTKETTFENRQFVGQTIKGSDILTESGLVNVSGIYYRYIIADSTQVDPTGLYTILGATGNILTLQQVK; encoded by the coding sequence ATGGCAGATAAAAAATTCTTACTTCGCTTGGATGAGGATCTCTACCAAAAAGTTGCAAAAAGAGCTGAAGCTGATAACCGAAGTGTTAATAAGTATATTGTGCATCTTTTACAAAATAACACAAAAGAAACTACCTTCGAGAATCGGCAATTTGTAGGACAGACAATAAAAGGGAGCGACATATTAACAGAAAGTGGATTAGTCAACGTCAGCGGTATCTATTATCGCTACATAATAGCCGACTCCACACAAGTTGATCCTACGGGTTTATACACAATTCTTGGCGCAACAGGCAACATCCTCACCCTTCAACAAGTCAAATAA
- a CDS encoding GNAT family N-acetyltransferase gives MHLIGKKVIIRNFEEGDFDSFYVLVKNKANHDLSGMEYTTDINEAKKIFYRYMETPGSYCIALKESSLMVGIIELNERGMSGELQKTREVGFIIEGKYRRLGLASEAIELIIKYGFERLGLIELWASAEEDNIAPQKLLVKHNFKYIYEVNQALNFLGGDDKILRYYLLKG, from the coding sequence ATGCACTTAATTGGGAAAAAGGTAATTATTAGAAATTTTGAGGAGGGGGATTTTGATTCCTTCTATGTATTAGTGAAGAATAAGGCCAACCATGATTTGTCAGGTATGGAATATACGACAGATATTAATGAAGCAAAGAAGATATTCTATAGATATATGGAAACCCCTGGTTCATATTGCATAGCACTCAAGGAGAGTTCTTTAATGGTAGGAATTATTGAACTCAACGAAAGAGGGATGAGTGGTGAATTACAAAAGACCAGAGAAGTCGGCTTTATAATAGAAGGAAAGTATCGACGTCTTGGTCTAGCTAGTGAAGCTATTGAGTTGATAATTAAGTATGGATTTGAACGATTAGGATTGATAGAGTTGTGGGCATCGGCTGAAGAGGACAACATTGCTCCGCAAAAACTACTTGTCAAACATAATTTCAAATATATTTATGAAGTAAATCAAGCTTTAAACTTCCTTGGTGGGGATGACAAGATCCTCAGGTATTACCTGCTGAAAGGCTAG
- a CDS encoding LPXTG cell wall anchor domain-containing protein, whose translation MKKRQRTRKSLKLKKRIVGYFAIAVIVLGVVGGFSVNHVIAESTNNSNGSIARSEAVVANTDGLSGADGSNANVLLSDDNTGNNTGATVKDTSNVTPSVNVNNMSSYPQTGDAHEYGYIIMGFSILIGLFAFYTKKIRIFATD comes from the coding sequence ATGAAAAAAAGACAAAGAACCAGAAAAAGTCTCAAATTGAAAAAGCGAATAGTCGGTTATTTTGCAATTGCCGTAATTGTTCTGGGAGTTGTCGGTGGTTTCAGTGTTAATCATGTTATTGCTGAATCAACTAACAACTCTAATGGATCAATCGCACGTTCTGAAGCCGTTGTAGCTAATACAGATGGTCTCAGTGGTGCTGATGGTTCTAACGCCAACGTTCTTTTGTCAGATGACAACACCGGTAATAATACCGGAGCCACTGTAAAAGATACAAGTAATGTTACTCCATCAGTTAACGTCAATAATATGTCATCTTATCCGCAAACGGGAGATGCGCATGAGTATGGATATATTATCATGGGCTTTTCAATTTTGATTGGTCTGTTCGCTTTTTATACGAAGAAGATCCGCATTTTTGCCACTGATTAA
- a CDS encoding IS30 family transposase: MTRIKNIISNQYHQLNLAERGRIEALRGLDWSIRRIAKALHRNPSTISRELRRGTTTQINANTRIFEQSYLAETGEAVYRKHRLNSCYRGLFDHCQTFCNALVTALKARPRMHSVDTFVHQFKTNYPGVVCPSTPTVYRYIDDQRLTIRNSDLPAKLRRRVKRPGTKHHRINKKNLGHSIEERPTVVQARQELGHWEGDLVKGKRVESEPALMTLTERVSRLEIIVKLPNYHADTCLKALQNTLYDYGTEYFKTITFDNGAEFSSLSQVAGTDIYFAHPYSPWERGTNENTNGLLREFFPKGRSLVLASLIDIQLAQDTLNNRLRRSLNYRCPADLMPELA, translated from the coding sequence ATGACCCGAATTAAGAATATCATATCTAATCAGTATCACCAACTCAATTTAGCTGAACGTGGTCGAATTGAAGCCCTAAGGGGCTTAGATTGGTCCATCCGCCGGATTGCCAAGGCTCTTCATCGTAATCCCAGTACGATTTCGCGTGAATTAAGACGGGGGACAACAACACAGATTAACGCTAATACTCGTATCTTCGAACAGTCATATCTGGCGGAAACTGGCGAAGCAGTTTATCGTAAGCACCGGCTAAACAGCTGTTATCGTGGACTCTTTGATCACTGTCAAACCTTCTGTAATGCTTTGGTTACAGCTTTAAAAGCTCGCCCCAGAATGCATAGTGTGGATACTTTTGTTCACCAATTCAAGACTAATTACCCAGGAGTTGTCTGTCCCTCAACACCGACGGTGTATCGATACATTGATGACCAGCGTTTAACTATCCGTAATTCAGACCTACCAGCTAAACTCCGTCGCCGAGTCAAACGTCCCGGAACAAAGCATCACCGAATCAATAAGAAGAATCTGGGCCATTCAATCGAAGAGCGTCCCACTGTGGTTCAAGCACGTCAAGAGCTTGGACACTGGGAAGGTGACTTGGTCAAAGGTAAACGAGTTGAATCTGAGCCAGCATTAATGACTTTGACTGAACGTGTTAGTCGTTTAGAAATCATCGTTAAACTTCCCAATTATCATGCCGACACTTGCTTGAAAGCCCTCCAGAACACCTTATATGACTATGGAACTGAGTACTTTAAAACCATTACTTTTGATAACGGTGCCGAGTTCTCAAGCTTGAGCCAAGTGGCGGGAACGGACATCTACTTTGCCCATCCTTATTCACCATGGGAACGCGGAACCAATGAGAACACTAACGGCCTTTTGCGCGAGTTCTTCCCGAAGGGTAGATCCTTGGTTTTGGCCTCACTCATTGATATTCAGCTGGCTCAGGATACCTTAAACAACCGGCTGCGGCGGTCATTAAACTATCGTTGCCCAGCCGATCTAATGCCTGAACTAGCTTAG
- a CDS encoding WxL domain-containing protein yields the protein MKLSKNVLVGSLATTGMILGMVAPATTAFAATTSGLVGSDNKVTPTTDLKEGQDAGVLGGKDSDLAIAYDAGDGSTVGSATATSNANVTVVSGILTLDAVPDFGFGSGASGTTVNLKSNAATGDGVDGNNEGLLQVTESRSQTPGFTLSAQLGAFKDATTSDAVTTTSAFNLNLPKQGLVNAKGENIGKVGDQYTTGNVVSTGNDTSKTNIDGAATDVMDVSGDYTTGPISASYKDANSASLDIANGIGDGTAPGTAQSLKSEITWTLTAKPSTNAATPKA from the coding sequence ATGAAATTATCAAAAAACGTTTTAGTAGGTAGCTTAGCTACAACAGGTATGATTCTAGGAATGGTTGCTCCAGCAACTACAGCATTTGCTGCTACAACATCAGGTCTTGTAGGTTCAGACAATAAAGTTACTCCAACTACAGATTTGAAAGAAGGACAAGATGCCGGAGTACTTGGCGGCAAGGATTCAGATCTTGCAATCGCTTATGATGCTGGTGATGGTTCTACTGTTGGTTCAGCAACAGCAACATCAAATGCTAACGTAACAGTTGTATCAGGTATCTTAACACTTGACGCTGTTCCAGACTTTGGATTTGGTTCAGGTGCTTCAGGTACAACTGTTAACTTAAAGTCAAACGCAGCAACTGGTGACGGTGTTGATGGTAACAATGAAGGTTTGCTACAAGTTACAGAATCACGTAGCCAAACTCCTGGATTTACATTAAGTGCTCAATTAGGTGCATTCAAGGATGCAACTACTTCAGATGCTGTTACAACAACAAGTGCATTTAACCTTAACCTTCCTAAGCAAGGATTAGTTAATGCTAAGGGTGAAAATATTGGTAAAGTTGGTGACCAATATACAACAGGTAATGTAGTAAGTACAGGTAATGATACTAGTAAAACTAATATAGATGGTGCAGCTACAGATGTTATGGACGTAAGTGGTGACTATACTACTGGTCCTATCTCAGCATCATATAAAGATGCCAATAGTGCTTCATTAGATATTGCTAACGGTATCGGTGATGGTACTGCTCCTGGTACTGCACAATCACTTAAATCAGAAATCACATGGACATTAACTGCAAAACCTTCAACAAATGCAGCAACACCAAAAGCTTAA
- a CDS encoding DUF3324 domain-containing protein has protein sequence MNKTKKRISVLMIAILSLMFGLSFNTVSTKAATSGDYALKVAGDDTDNVNIDQGNYQITGKPGDETEVKLGVLNKAKSKRKFYVSVNSAYTSNQGSVSFDKAKVSDPNLKIQTGSLFTPKNAVFSVPGGTMATLTFKMKIPEKQYKGTLMGAFTVSPYKEKAKGTVSSNGTLIKNKFSYSIPIQVHQTTSSNQDVKFAVATVKPAQVSQSGGPKPGVVAKLANLNNAYISELNTKAIVTKKDDKSFKITDNKSGQALAPTSRYDYSISWGSKALKAGSYHLKLKLKTKDGIRSWEINKDFTITNSDAAKYNKLAGIKPNYLWLYILLGVLALAIILGLGIYLGRRNNNKGDNSGNNKPNNRRRR, from the coding sequence ATGAATAAAACAAAGAAAAGAATATCTGTATTAATGATTGCAATCCTTTCGTTAATGTTTGGACTTTCTTTTAATACCGTATCAACAAAAGCGGCAACTTCAGGTGATTATGCACTTAAAGTCGCAGGTGATGATACTGATAACGTTAATATTGATCAAGGTAATTATCAGATTACTGGTAAACCTGGCGATGAGACTGAGGTCAAACTTGGAGTCTTGAATAAAGCCAAGAGTAAGAGAAAGTTCTATGTAAGTGTTAATTCTGCTTACACATCTAATCAAGGTTCAGTTTCATTTGATAAAGCAAAAGTGTCAGACCCTAATCTAAAAATACAGACTGGTAGTTTATTTACTCCCAAGAATGCTGTGTTTTCAGTTCCTGGTGGTACAATGGCTACACTTACATTCAAGATGAAGATACCTGAAAAGCAATACAAAGGTACTTTAATGGGTGCCTTCACGGTTAGTCCTTATAAGGAAAAGGCTAAAGGAACCGTTTCGTCAAATGGTACATTAATTAAAAATAAGTTTAGTTATTCTATTCCTATTCAAGTTCATCAGACTACTAGTTCTAATCAAGATGTGAAATTTGCTGTAGCAACAGTTAAGCCAGCACAAGTTTCACAAAGTGGTGGTCCTAAGCCGGGGGTTGTAGCTAAATTAGCTAATTTAAATAATGCATATATTAGTGAATTGAATACTAAAGCAATTGTTACTAAGAAAGATGATAAGTCATTTAAGATTACTGACAATAAGAGTGGCCAAGCATTGGCCCCAACATCAAGATATGATTACTCTATTTCTTGGGGTAGTAAGGCTCTTAAAGCAGGTAGTTATCATCTTAAACTTAAGCTGAAGACAAAAGATGGTATTAGATCTTGGGAAATAAACAAGGACTTTACAATCACGAATTCAGACGCTGCTAAGTACAATAAGCTAGCCGGTATCAAACCTAACTATCTATGGCTATATATCCTATTAGGAGTTCTTGCATTAGCAATTATTCTAGGATTAGGTATTTACCTTGGTAGAAGGAACAATAATAAGGGTGACAACAGTGGCAACAACAAGCCTAATAACCGTCGTCGTCGTTAA
- a CDS encoding WxL protein host-binding domain-containing protein: MNKKWIYWFIMTTFLIIGFFNASTTTFADVDGVTVTPLVGDSDVTDRFQIISKDGGERDIKISISNFGIRKLYLKVVPTNATTSADGKMVYTDNVKTGQFGLQASFGSMTKEQKVTLKPNQTKDLTFKVKIPDKKIKGLIMGGFNIYDTTRPSGGSSSVPVWITEDNKSVGGILKLYDLSLGVQHSQPFIYVNLQNTQPGIMKKVIVHMKVKRESWLDRFNLGPNAMIADLTYPKVAPNSKVPIEFNQNQTPIKAGTYKVSGVARSGKAVWNFKKTYTITEKQANDINKRCKNLVYDKTVTYVLIVLVLVSLIFLIFWGLWRQNRS, translated from the coding sequence ATGAATAAAAAATGGATTTATTGGTTTATAATGACTACTTTTTTAATAATTGGATTCTTTAACGCATCTACAACTACTTTCGCAGATGTTGATGGTGTTACTGTCACACCATTAGTAGGTGACTCAGACGTGACTGATAGATTTCAAATTATCAGTAAAGATGGTGGAGAAAGAGACATCAAGATCTCGATAAGTAACTTTGGGATTAGGAAGCTATACCTAAAGGTAGTTCCAACTAACGCTACAACGTCCGCAGATGGCAAAATGGTCTACACTGATAATGTCAAAACCGGCCAATTCGGACTACAAGCTTCATTTGGATCTATGACAAAGGAACAAAAGGTCACACTCAAGCCTAATCAAACTAAGGATTTAACTTTTAAAGTTAAGATTCCTGATAAGAAGATAAAGGGTCTAATTATGGGTGGTTTCAATATTTATGACACGACAAGACCAAGTGGTGGATCGTCTTCGGTACCAGTCTGGATAACAGAGGACAATAAATCCGTTGGTGGAATTTTGAAACTATACGATTTGTCATTGGGAGTACAGCACAGTCAGCCGTTCATATATGTTAACCTACAAAATACACAACCCGGAATTATGAAGAAGGTAATTGTGCATATGAAGGTCAAACGTGAAAGTTGGTTGGATCGGTTCAATCTAGGACCTAACGCTATGATTGCTGACTTGACTTATCCAAAGGTTGCACCTAATTCAAAGGTGCCAATTGAGTTCAATCAGAATCAAACACCGATCAAAGCAGGGACTTACAAGGTAAGTGGTGTCGCAAGAAGTGGTAAGGCGGTCTGGAACTTTAAGAAGACCTATACCATAACTGAGAAACAGGCCAATGATATAAACAAGCGTTGTAAGAACCTTGTATATGACAAGACCGTTACATATGTTTTAATTGTGTTAGTACTTGTTTCACTAATCTTCCTTATTTTCTGGGGACTATGGCGTCAGAATAGGAGTTAA
- a CDS encoding DUF916 domain-containing protein has protein sequence MKKLLIFLSTVVLLLVGVLLPTKVDAATDKSYSVQAILPDNQVDKNESYFDLKVEPNQEQTLKIMIINTGAKPIKVSAEVNNAYTADSGVIGYDKENVKLYKGQNPSLTSLLNGKQKTSVNLKVGQAKTVSFKVKSPTEEYTGIILGGVTTTANVSPTKSKNINIKNQVRYVKGVVLRSKDDGVLLNMHMTNAYPKSVAGNSGIAYTLDNTAPINLNEATLKAKITHYGKVKNYSAKNLQIAPNSKFNYFIPIKDLSAGKYKTKITISSKGYKKSFTRTITVSKRSVDDIESQQNVVQEHHTNQWIIIIVGIVVLVFVVLWMYLYYSQRNKATGSHGKKKKVRK, from the coding sequence ATGAAAAAATTATTAATATTCTTATCAACTGTGGTGTTGCTTTTGGTGGGTGTTTTATTACCTACTAAAGTAGACGCCGCAACTGATAAATCATATTCAGTTCAAGCAATATTACCTGATAATCAGGTCGACAAAAACGAATCTTACTTTGATTTGAAAGTTGAACCTAATCAGGAACAGACATTAAAAATTATGATCATTAATACTGGTGCAAAACCAATCAAGGTATCCGCTGAAGTTAATAACGCTTATACAGCTGACTCCGGAGTTATTGGTTATGACAAAGAGAATGTTAAATTATATAAAGGGCAGAATCCGTCACTTACATCATTGCTAAATGGCAAGCAAAAGACCTCTGTCAACTTGAAAGTAGGACAAGCTAAAACTGTATCGTTCAAGGTCAAATCACCTACAGAGGAGTACACAGGGATTATTTTGGGTGGTGTGACAACAACAGCCAATGTTAGTCCTACCAAATCTAAGAATATTAATATTAAGAACCAAGTTCGTTATGTCAAAGGTGTAGTGTTACGTTCAAAAGACGACGGAGTCTTACTTAACATGCATATGACTAACGCTTACCCTAAGTCTGTAGCAGGTAACTCAGGTATTGCGTATACTTTGGACAATACTGCTCCAATCAACTTAAATGAGGCAACGCTAAAAGCTAAAATAACTCATTATGGAAAAGTTAAGAATTACAGTGCTAAGAATCTACAGATTGCACCAAATTCTAAATTCAATTATTTTATACCGATCAAGGACTTGAGTGCTGGTAAGTATAAAACTAAAATTACGATTTCTAGCAAAGGATATAAGAAGTCATTTACACGTACGATTACGGTAAGTAAACGTTCTGTGGATGATATCGAGAGTCAACAAAATGTTGTTCAAGAGCATCACACTAATCAATGGATAATTATCATTGTCGGTATTGTTGTCTTGGTATTTGTTGTTCTTTGGATGTACTTGTATTACTCACAAAGAAATAAAGCCACTGGTTCTCACGGTAAAAAGAAGAAAGTTCGTAAATAA
- a CDS encoding helix-turn-helix domain-containing protein has translation MLEQVFLVKQDVEKYRMLSVIKALPPQELNLSNISNRMSFTYQKTYNIFQALLEDIMEVVPTMDPKATKIESIDFSMIAIDTYRLYLVQNSIVFQAFNYGLTNANPSFEAFSNEHFTSKSTLNRRMSAFRTFLKHFGLKISNSTLEIKGDEKNIRWMAYFVYWYIYHGQEWPFRLIQQDSIDGIIDRSDKTFSNPITYIQFEYFLAISRIRLIKRNYINNMDTYDDVFNNQKLGSDVLRREDYSIVPTNALDNENKLINLFHKMVFQTSAEIYKEPMNFDVRINPKFYALVYHFIDFLKEHYRDDMTVYHNQKVLKDIMTYVSRDIIFYYIMANDGIVKGNYYDKDPEDTKHFSSLYQDILTFFSGVDEEEYKGVKNAAEAIAYDLYQILPSYINTIRKEDYIHVKVLVDPGNPTEEVVLRNIRTLEFIDVVPSDQYSNVDVLITTLDVLPRDEEMELYPDNMQVVSWNITASRTDYIWLLVRLNSVYVNKLKARDAKKAKK, from the coding sequence ATGTTGGAGCAAGTTTTCTTAGTTAAACAAGATGTTGAAAAATATCGAATGCTTTCTGTTATCAAAGCCTTACCGCCTCAAGAGCTCAATCTTAGTAATATCAGTAATAGAATGAGCTTTACATATCAGAAGACTTACAATATCTTCCAAGCATTATTAGAAGATATCATGGAAGTCGTGCCGACAATGGATCCTAAAGCCACAAAAATAGAATCAATCGACTTCTCGATGATTGCCATCGATACCTATAGATTGTATCTAGTTCAAAATTCCATCGTCTTCCAAGCTTTTAATTATGGCTTAACTAACGCTAACCCATCTTTTGAAGCATTTAGTAATGAACATTTTACTAGTAAGTCGACTCTTAATAGAAGAATGTCTGCCTTTAGAACATTCCTTAAACACTTCGGATTGAAAATTTCTAATTCGACGCTGGAAATAAAGGGCGATGAAAAAAACATTCGTTGGATGGCATACTTTGTCTATTGGTATATCTACCATGGTCAAGAATGGCCATTTCGACTTATTCAACAAGACTCCATAGACGGCATTATCGACCGTTCTGACAAGACCTTTAGTAACCCTATCACTTATATTCAGTTCGAATATTTCCTCGCCATTTCAAGGATTAGACTGATTAAACGTAATTATATTAACAACATGGACACTTATGACGATGTCTTCAATAATCAAAAGCTAGGCTCTGATGTTTTACGTCGTGAAGACTACTCCATCGTCCCCACTAATGCTCTAGATAACGAGAACAAACTGATCAACTTATTCCACAAAATGGTCTTCCAAACTAGTGCCGAGATTTATAAGGAACCAATGAACTTTGACGTTAGGATCAATCCTAAGTTTTATGCTTTGGTTTATCACTTTATAGATTTCTTAAAAGAACACTATCGAGATGACATGACAGTCTATCATAATCAAAAAGTACTAAAAGATATCATGACCTACGTTTCACGAGACATCATCTTCTATTACATAATGGCCAATGATGGAATCGTCAAAGGTAACTATTATGACAAAGATCCAGAAGATACCAAGCACTTCTCATCCCTCTATCAAGATATATTGACATTTTTCTCAGGTGTCGATGAGGAAGAATACAAAGGTGTCAAAAATGCGGCTGAAGCTATCGCTTATGACCTATATCAGATATTACCTAGCTACATAAATACTATCCGTAAAGAAGATTATATTCATGTCAAAGTCCTAGTTGATCCCGGAAACCCTACCGAAGAGGTCGTCTTGAGAAATATTAGAACTTTGGAATTCATCGATGTAGTTCCTAGTGATCAATACAGCAACGTCGACGTCTTAATAACGACTCTAGATGTCTTACCTAGAGATGAAGAGATGGAACTCTATCCTGATAACATGCAAGTTGTATCTTGGAATATAACTGCTTCCAGAACTGATTATATCTGGCTGTTAGTCAGATTGAACTCAGTTTATGTGAACAAACTAAAAGCACGTGACGCTAAGAAAGCAAAAAAATAG